ATCCAACTGATGATCAGTCCGAAGCTGATCGACTTGAGAATGCCGCCGTAGATATCTTTCCATTCCACCGCCGATTCGATCGAGTTCCAATAGGCCCCTTCGCTCACTCCCAACAAATCCACTCCGATGAGGGAGCCGCCATAGATACCGACCACATCGAATAT
The sequence above is a segment of the Nitrospirota bacterium genome. Coding sequences within it:
- a CDS encoding ABC transporter permease; amino-acid sequence: IFDVVGIYGGSLIGVDLLGVSEGAYWNSIESAVEWKDIYGGILKSISFGLIISWICCYKGFYTRQSAEGLGSATTEAVVLSSVLILVWDYFLTSVLL